In Shouchella patagoniensis, the following are encoded in one genomic region:
- a CDS encoding YgzB family protein, translated as MGLRYSNKINKIRTFALSLVFIGILIMYVGIFFREYPVVMVICMILGLLAVIASTVVYFFIGMLSTKAVPVVCPSCDKPTKVLGRVDACMHCDQPLTVDRTLEGKEFDESYNTPSNNRQKNSEA; from the coding sequence ATGGGCTTACGTTACTCTAACAAAATAAACAAAATACGTACTTTTGCACTTAGCCTCGTTTTCATAGGCATTCTAATTATGTATGTAGGGATCTTCTTCAGAGAGTACCCTGTCGTGATGGTTATTTGTATGATACTAGGTTTGCTTGCCGTTATTGCTAGCACTGTCGTTTACTTTTTTATTGGTATGCTATCTACAAAGGCTGTCCCGGTCGTCTGCCCTTCGTGCGACAAACCAACAAAAGTTCTTGGTAGAGTTGATGCCTGTATGCATTGCGATCAACCACTAACTGTGGATCGTACGCTTGAAGGAAAAGAATTCGACGAGTCTTATAACACTCCCTCAAACAACCGACAAAAAAACAGTGAAGCTTAA